One window from the genome of Microbulbifer sp. ALW1 encodes:
- a CDS encoding 5-(carboxyamino)imidazole ribonucleotide synthase gives MTVRRVGIVGCGQLAQMMAQEARPLGIEFSFLAEGGENTTCVEGLGTIVHADEGADIEALYKAMGSPEVITAEREGVDAGLLRALEKFCPVYPRPDAFETTQHRVREKTAITDAGLPVAPFRPANNYDEICAAVKELGYPSFIKSCENGYDGKNQWRVNSDADLAAIAGEVPESEYVVEKGINFSREVSLIGARTADGNVVTYPLAENDHYNGTLLVSTAPAPHVSEELQHTAETYLATLMNAWDYVGVLAMECFVTDDGLLINELAPRVHNSGHWTLAGAKTSQFANHVRAILGMPLGETGCDRVAVMINMLGVDKKPELANEGVWSYGKELRPGRKMGHVILLDDTQDALAARIDSMLEELYGPSKRPA, from the coding sequence ATGACGGTCAGACGCGTAGGTATTGTTGGTTGCGGCCAGCTGGCACAGATGATGGCCCAAGAGGCTCGCCCACTGGGAATCGAGTTCAGTTTCCTCGCCGAGGGCGGTGAGAACACCACCTGTGTGGAAGGTCTCGGAACCATTGTCCACGCCGATGAAGGTGCCGACATCGAGGCCTTGTACAAAGCCATGGGCAGCCCCGAGGTAATCACCGCCGAACGTGAAGGTGTGGACGCAGGTCTGTTGCGCGCACTGGAAAAGTTCTGCCCGGTGTACCCGCGCCCGGACGCGTTCGAAACAACCCAGCACCGCGTGCGGGAAAAAACGGCAATCACCGATGCCGGTTTGCCGGTGGCGCCTTTCCGTCCCGCCAACAATTACGATGAGATCTGTGCAGCGGTCAAAGAGCTGGGTTATCCATCGTTTATCAAAAGCTGCGAAAACGGCTACGACGGCAAGAACCAGTGGCGCGTCAACAGCGACGCGGACCTCGCTGCCATCGCCGGTGAGGTGCCGGAGTCGGAGTACGTGGTTGAGAAGGGCATCAACTTCTCCCGCGAGGTTTCCCTGATCGGCGCGCGCACCGCGGACGGCAACGTAGTGACTTATCCGCTGGCGGAGAACGATCACTACAACGGCACGCTGCTGGTTTCCACCGCACCGGCGCCGCACGTCAGTGAAGAGCTGCAGCACACTGCAGAGACCTACCTGGCCACCCTGATGAATGCCTGGGACTATGTGGGCGTGCTGGCCATGGAGTGCTTCGTCACCGACGACGGCCTGCTGATTAACGAGCTGGCTCCGCGGGTGCACAACAGTGGTCACTGGACCTTGGCCGGTGCCAAGACCAGCCAGTTTGCCAACCATGTACGCGCGATTCTCGGTATGCCTCTGGGCGAAACCGGCTGCGATCGCGTGGCGGTAATGATCAATATGCTGGGCGTGGATAAAAAGCCGGAGCTGGCCAACGAAGGTGTCTGGTCTTACGGCAAGGAGCTGCGCCCGGGCCGTAAAATGGGCCACGTGATTCTGCTGGACGACACCCAGGACGCGCTGGCCGCCCGCATCGACAGCATGCTGGAAGAACTCTACGGCCCGAGCAAACGCCCCGCCTGA
- a CDS encoding DUF2938 domain-containing protein — MSEFWSWIGYSLVLGVGATLVCDLWGQLVRLVTGIPPLDWRLVGRWLGHMPGQFRHDGIGRARPVRGEALLGWTAHYLTGVLLAAALLGLFGIDWVAEPRFLSALGFGLATVLLPFLIMQPALGAGIAARRTPQPMRARLLSLCTHGAFGVGLWCSAILLNALH; from the coding sequence ATGAGCGAATTCTGGTCCTGGATCGGCTACAGCCTTGTATTGGGGGTCGGTGCAACCTTGGTTTGCGACCTCTGGGGGCAGCTGGTGCGCCTGGTTACGGGCATTCCCCCACTGGATTGGCGTCTTGTAGGCCGCTGGCTGGGGCATATGCCCGGCCAGTTCCGCCACGACGGTATTGGCAGGGCGCGGCCGGTTCGCGGAGAGGCCCTGCTCGGCTGGACCGCCCACTACCTCACCGGGGTGCTGCTGGCCGCGGCGCTGCTGGGCCTATTTGGCATCGACTGGGTGGCGGAGCCCCGCTTTCTAAGCGCGCTCGGATTCGGTCTGGCTACGGTGCTGTTGCCATTTTTAATCATGCAGCCGGCGCTGGGAGCCGGCATTGCCGCGCGCCGCACCCCGCAGCCAATGCGCGCGCGATTGTTGAGTTTGTGTACCCACGGCGCTTTTGGCGTGGGGCTTTGGTGTAGCGCGATACTGCTCAATGCGCTGCATTGA
- a CDS encoding LysR family transcriptional regulator — translation MRNLSLDQLQLFVRACELGSFSAVARDVGRAQSAVSAQIQNLELDLGLELFDRSGKFPKPTGVALALLPLAHQAIGQLRRLQQAADSYERGEESKLRILFEEQVMPDRLNDMLAAFAEQFPNTLIHAGSVGGDDAVGQIGRGEADFAFVTARDTYPGEVSSNNLGQQQILTLAAPEHPLAQMPAASLAEAADHRQILIAGSSASAMADRGHIRPQNQVAAQCWRTDSLLQGLELASKGVGWINAPFELARPFLKSGRLVELNLTSALSAWSLGVDLLWSNRTPQGIAGRWFAREAHRLYGNYYSPPQ, via the coding sequence TTGCGAAATCTCAGTCTCGATCAGCTGCAGTTGTTTGTCCGTGCCTGTGAGCTCGGCTCTTTTTCTGCTGTAGCGCGTGATGTCGGTCGCGCGCAGTCCGCGGTGAGTGCGCAAATCCAGAATCTGGAACTGGATCTCGGTCTCGAGCTGTTTGATCGCAGCGGCAAGTTTCCTAAGCCCACGGGCGTTGCACTGGCATTGCTGCCTCTTGCTCACCAGGCCATTGGCCAACTGCGCCGCCTGCAACAGGCGGCGGATTCCTATGAACGGGGCGAAGAGTCAAAGCTGCGAATTCTGTTTGAAGAGCAGGTGATGCCGGATCGGCTCAACGATATGCTCGCTGCGTTTGCCGAACAGTTTCCCAACACGTTGATCCATGCCGGCAGTGTCGGTGGCGACGATGCCGTTGGCCAGATAGGCCGGGGCGAGGCGGACTTTGCGTTTGTAACCGCCCGCGATACTTATCCGGGAGAAGTGAGCTCCAACAATCTCGGGCAACAGCAGATACTCACCCTTGCCGCGCCGGAGCACCCCCTTGCACAAATGCCCGCTGCCAGTCTGGCCGAGGCCGCTGACCACCGGCAGATTCTGATTGCCGGCAGCAGTGCCTCCGCTATGGCAGATCGCGGCCATATCCGTCCACAGAACCAGGTCGCCGCACAATGCTGGCGTACGGACTCCCTGCTACAGGGGCTGGAGCTGGCCAGTAAAGGGGTCGGTTGGATCAATGCGCCCTTCGAGTTGGCGCGCCCATTTCTGAAAAGTGGCCGCCTGGTGGAGTTGAATCTCACCAGTGCGCTCTCCGCCTGGAGTCTCGGTGTCGATCTGCTCTGGTCCAATCGCACGCCCCAGGGCATCGCCGGGCGCTGGTTCGCGCGCGAGGCGCACCGCCTTTATGGCAACTACTACAGTCCTCCCCAGTAG